One Ictalurus furcatus strain D&B chromosome 21, Billie_1.0, whole genome shotgun sequence genomic region harbors:
- the dennd2db gene encoding DENN/MADD domain containing 2Db, which yields MKKISSVFSSLQDKLHRDKGEKKTSPPPTDAPPSSEYTHAFGRPPFFEYLVVVSVRKRSRGDEGYEPQIIYQFPKATSQSQRKEEELCLQAITLFCFPEGVNWAPLTEYHSETFSFVLTEIDGSRRNGYCRRLLPLGKGARPPEAYCIISTLACFSLFSKIFDEVEKRRQISMAMIYPFMQSLRETPFPAPGKTVTIKSFIPESGTEIISLTRPVDSWLEHVEFRSLFLCLSDEEVLQVFAAVVLERRIIFIAEELSTLSQVLHAVAALLYPFIWQHTFISIVPKVLLEVYLAPTPYLLGIQRNLLHLLTEHTDLLIVDLTSQSESKFITRIGDEDTLIPSRLQEELLQDLCKRKHNTTTEELNRVVSEAFLSFFVKTVGHFADHIKRLGGNKQPRTFQKKSFLKAVQPKENQNFVQQFVQTQMFDLFIQEEEKHHNQEGFFYKKIVEFQQRRKERLRRGGIKGLVV from the exons ATGAAGAAGATCAGCTCAGTGTTCTCCTCTTTACAGGACAAACTGCACAGAGAca aAGGTGAGAAGAAGACGTCACCCCCTCCCACAGATGCTCCGCCCTCTTCTGAGTACACACATGCATTTGGACGGCCGCCGTTCTTCGAGTACCTGGTGGTGGTGAGTGTGAGGAAGAGGAGCCGGGGTGATGAAGGTTACGAGCCACAGATCATCTATCAGTTCCCCAAAGCCACCAGCCAATCACAGCGCAAGGAGGAGGAGCTCTGCCTACAGGCCATCACACTCTTCTGCTTCCCAGAGGGGGTCAACTGGGCCCCGCTAACAGAGTAccacag tgagACATTCTCGTTCGTCCTGACTGAGATAGATGGCAGCAGGAGGAATGGTTACTGCAGGAGACTGCTG ccacTAGGGAAAGGAGCACGCCCCCCAGAGGCCTACTGCATCATCAGCACCCTCGCCTGCTTCAGCCTCTTCTCTAAG atctttGACGAGGTGGAGAAAAGGCGTCAGATCTCCATGGCAATGATTTATCCTTTCATGCAGAGTCTCAGAGAAACGCCATTTCCTGCACCGGGAAAAACCGTTACAATCAAGAGCTTCATCCCCGAGTCTGGGacagag attATCAGTCTGACTCGGCCGGTGGACTCGTGGTTGGAGCACGTTGAATTTCGCTCGTTGTTCCTGTGCTTATCGGATGAGGAAGTTCTGCAGGTTTTTGCTGCTGTTGTGCTGGAACGACGAATCATCTTCATCGCTGAGGAGCTCAG cactcTCTCTCAGGTGTTACACGCCGTTGCTGCTTTGCTCTACCCCTTCATCTGGCAGCACACGTTCATCTCCATCGTCCCTAAAGTTCTCCTCGAGGTGTATTTAGCTCCGACACCGTACCTCCTCGGCATCCAGAGGAACCTGCTGCACCTTCTCACCGAGCACACTGAc CTGCTTATCGTTGACCTGACCAGCCAGTCAGAGAGCAAGTTCATCACCAGA ATTGGAGACGAAGACACACTGATCCCGAGCAGACTGCAGGAGGAGCTGCTACAGGATCTCTGCAAACGCAAACACAATACTA CTACAGAGGAGCTGAACAGAGTGGTGTCTGAAGCGTTTCTCAGCTTCTTCGTGAAAACTGTCGGACATTTTGCGGATCACATCAAGCGTCTGGGAGGAAACAAGCAGCCGAGAACATTCCAGAAAAAGAGTTTCCTCAAAGCTGTGCAGCCGAAAGAGAACCAGAACTTCGTCCAACAGTTCGTCCAGACGCAGATGTTCGACTTGTTCATCcaggaggaggagaaacacCACAACCAGGAAG gattTTTCTATAAGAAAATTGTTGAGTTCCAGCAGAGGAGGAAGGAGCGATTAAGGAGAGGAGGAATTAAAGGGCTTgttgtgtga